A region from the Streptomyces tsukubensis genome encodes:
- a CDS encoding TetR/AcrR family transcriptional regulator, with the protein MPRSADPHRAMRSDAHRNYQRLLAAAEGVFGESGADASLEEVARRAGVGIGTLYRHFPTRKALLEAMLRGGIDALEIRAEELITAEDSAAALAEWMRALRDHATRYRGLSAALMVDLLDENSGVAATCGSMLQAATALLHRAQHEGTVRGDVTIGDAVTMVNAVAWSVEQSATGAEQGERVFELMMDALRCVEAERRHRPQPVRRTRAAGGIAP; encoded by the coding sequence ATGCCCAGAAGTGCCGATCCCCACCGTGCGATGCGTTCCGATGCCCACCGCAACTACCAGCGACTGCTCGCCGCCGCCGAAGGCGTGTTCGGCGAGTCGGGGGCCGATGCCTCCCTGGAGGAGGTCGCCCGCCGGGCGGGCGTCGGCATCGGCACGCTCTACCGCCATTTCCCCACCCGCAAGGCGCTGCTGGAGGCCATGCTGCGCGGCGGCATCGACGCCCTGGAGATCAGGGCCGAGGAGCTGATCACGGCCGAGGACTCCGCCGCCGCACTGGCCGAGTGGATGCGGGCCCTGCGCGACCACGCCACCCGCTACCGGGGGCTCTCGGCCGCTCTGATGGTGGATCTGCTGGACGAGAACTCCGGCGTGGCCGCCACCTGCGGCTCGATGCTCCAGGCGGCCACGGCGCTGCTGCACCGGGCCCAGCACGAGGGCACGGTGCGCGGCGATGTGACCATCGGCGACGCGGTCACCATGGTCAATGCGGTGGCCTGGTCGGTGGAGCAGTCCGCCACCGGCGCCGAGCAGGGTGAGCGGGTCTTCGAGCTGATGATGGACGCCCTGCGCTGTGTCGAAGCCGAACGCCGCCACCGCCCGCAGCCGGTGCGGCGGACTCGGGCGGCGGGGGGCATCGCCCCGTGA
- a CDS encoding helix-turn-helix transcriptional regulator — protein sequence MPEPRTLHPPQPQNLRSAELKRLLEAFDRRPAQRSTVLEVLGEPGSGKSTLLGELARHADGRGLTVLRARSAPAEREMPFHALLQAFTQPSPVPFTPLGGASSLRPLRQATAPEPVTYGFLPALRVMTPQAMRELFAEFVHQDTALLLDDFHWADPSSAQLVEDLLRTPLSAPLTVVIAHRPRQTHPRLRQALLHAAAVGSGHREELPPLSRVQSARLLGLAPADERLPPVHRAGEGNPTLLRLALADAMNPRIRGLVDDGPVPDDIAAALIGDIATLGSTHALVAATAAVIGERFDLPAVAAVAELTYDEVCRAGSQLAGRDIFRATDSGGAQFAFRNAGLRRLVYNRADPCWRMRAHRRAMNALSCDGTPAAVVARHIERSLPEGCTSDLETLTRAAREALPAGPEAAAHWLRLALRIMPRQFQGTALHRDLLIRVTRLLATTGGLADNRDLLDELLLRAGSLAGPERLSVVIGCAWMHTLLGDFDRARGLLTADLARARETGSAERAPLILQLDLLDLHEGRPGAPHAAETALALARAHGDRVTEAGALARTALHRAMDRDAGGVAEATGRATAALGALDALGTLGTPHNEEPALRPEYPAVAGWALALLGNARAAEEHFRRGLPLARTSPSGHSEPFLLTGLAYAYGLSGRLHTALQTAAEARTAVRPCAPGQVQAVATAVEAWCLAALHGRDDPRAEALAAEAEASLSWYSSGLGSITALRLADAARLRGEPEHAMALLLTTGNGPELPELPASLRAEAYEVLTCCAVATGDRSAREYADRARTAARAFTGLRHAAAHGEMARAHVLRTTPSLAVTLYLSAARHFSEAGMVWWQARALHLAAYCAGEAGDHGRRTSLLTLADALARRCGESWPPPFPARAVRPPAVTEPGPRPSTGATAPPHPLTGLSSREREVAVLAGMGLKTKEVAQRLSLSPRTVDSHLNRIYRKLDITSRASLVRILARAD from the coding sequence ATGCCGGAACCGAGGACACTCCACCCGCCACAGCCACAGAACCTGAGATCAGCGGAGCTGAAACGGCTTCTCGAAGCGTTCGACCGCCGCCCGGCGCAACGCAGTACCGTCCTGGAGGTCCTCGGGGAGCCCGGCTCGGGCAAGTCCACGCTCCTGGGCGAGCTGGCGCGGCACGCGGACGGGCGCGGGCTGACCGTGCTCAGGGCCCGGTCCGCGCCCGCGGAGCGGGAGATGCCGTTCCACGCGCTGCTCCAGGCCTTCACCCAGCCGTCGCCGGTGCCGTTCACGCCCCTCGGCGGAGCGTCGTCGCTGCGGCCGCTCCGTCAGGCCACCGCACCGGAGCCCGTCACCTACGGCTTCCTGCCCGCGCTGCGCGTCATGACGCCGCAGGCCATGCGGGAACTCTTCGCGGAGTTCGTCCACCAGGACACCGCGCTTCTCCTGGACGACTTCCACTGGGCGGACCCGTCCTCCGCCCAATTGGTGGAGGATCTGCTGCGTACCCCGCTGAGCGCTCCCCTGACCGTCGTGATCGCACACCGCCCCCGGCAGACGCACCCCCGGTTACGCCAGGCCCTGCTCCATGCGGCCGCCGTCGGTTCCGGGCACCGCGAAGAACTGCCGCCGCTGTCCCGGGTCCAGTCCGCCCGGCTGCTCGGTCTCGCCCCGGCCGACGAGCGGCTGCCTCCGGTGCACCGCGCGGGCGAGGGCAATCCGACCCTGCTGCGGCTGGCGCTCGCCGACGCGATGAACCCCCGGATCCGGGGTCTCGTGGACGACGGCCCCGTACCGGACGACATCGCCGCCGCTCTCATCGGCGATATCGCCACCCTGGGCAGCACCCATGCGCTGGTGGCGGCGACCGCCGCCGTCATCGGAGAGCGCTTCGACCTGCCCGCGGTGGCCGCGGTGGCCGAGCTGACGTACGACGAGGTGTGCCGCGCGGGTTCGCAGCTGGCCGGCCGGGACATCTTCCGCGCCACGGACTCCGGCGGCGCACAGTTCGCCTTCAGGAACGCCGGACTGCGCCGCCTCGTCTACAACCGGGCCGATCCGTGCTGGCGGATGCGCGCGCACCGCCGCGCGATGAACGCCCTGTCCTGCGACGGCACCCCGGCGGCCGTCGTCGCCCGCCATATCGAACGCTCCCTGCCCGAAGGCTGCACCTCGGACCTGGAGACCCTGACCCGTGCGGCGCGCGAGGCGCTGCCCGCCGGTCCGGAGGCCGCCGCACACTGGCTCCGGCTGGCCCTGCGCATCATGCCCCGGCAGTTCCAGGGCACCGCCCTCCACCGGGATCTGCTGATCAGGGTCACGAGGCTGCTGGCGACCACGGGCGGCCTGGCCGACAACCGCGATCTCCTGGACGAGCTGCTGCTGAGGGCCGGTTCCCTCGCCGGGCCCGAACGCCTCTCGGTGGTGATCGGCTGCGCCTGGATGCATACGCTGCTGGGCGATTTCGACCGGGCCCGCGGTCTGCTGACGGCCGATCTGGCCCGGGCCCGTGAAACCGGCTCCGCCGAACGGGCCCCCCTGATCCTCCAGCTCGACCTGCTCGACCTCCACGAAGGACGGCCCGGTGCGCCGCACGCCGCCGAAACGGCGCTGGCGCTGGCCCGGGCCCACGGCGACCGGGTGACCGAAGCCGGGGCACTCGCCCGGACCGCGCTGCACCGGGCGATGGACCGGGACGCGGGCGGGGTCGCCGAGGCCACCGGACGGGCGACGGCGGCGCTCGGCGCCCTTGACGCCCTTGGCACCCTTGGCACCCCTCACAACGAGGAGCCGGCGCTACGGCCCGAGTATCCGGCCGTAGCGGGCTGGGCCCTCGCGCTGCTCGGCAACGCCCGGGCCGCGGAGGAACACTTCCGGCGCGGACTGCCCCTGGCCCGGACGTCCCCCTCCGGCCACTCCGAACCGTTCCTACTGACCGGACTGGCGTACGCCTACGGGCTCAGCGGCCGGCTGCACACGGCGCTGCAGACCGCAGCAGAGGCCCGTACCGCGGTCCGACCCTGCGCACCGGGCCAGGTGCAGGCCGTGGCCACGGCCGTGGAGGCCTGGTGCCTGGCGGCTCTCCACGGCCGGGACGACCCCCGCGCCGAGGCCCTCGCGGCGGAGGCCGAGGCATCCCTGTCCTGGTACAGCAGCGGGCTCGGGAGCATCACCGCACTGCGCCTGGCCGACGCGGCGCGACTGCGGGGCGAGCCGGAGCACGCCATGGCCCTGCTGCTGACCACGGGCAACGGCCCCGAACTCCCCGAACTGCCCGCCTCCCTGCGGGCCGAGGCCTACGAGGTGCTGACCTGCTGCGCCGTCGCCACCGGCGACCGGTCCGCCCGGGAGTACGCCGACCGGGCGCGGACGGCGGCCCGGGCGTTCACCGGTCTGCGGCACGCCGCGGCCCACGGCGAGATGGCCCGCGCCCATGTGCTGCGCACCACCCCGTCGCTCGCCGTCACCCTGTATCTGTCGGCGGCGCGGCACTTCTCGGAGGCGGGGATGGTCTGGTGGCAGGCGCGGGCGCTGCATCTGGCGGCCTACTGCGCCGGGGAAGCGGGCGACCACGGCAGGAGGACGTCCCTGCTGACGCTGGCCGACGCCCTGGCCCGGCGGTGCGGCGAATCCTGGCCGCCCCCCTTCCCGGCCCGCGCGGTCCGCCCCCCGGCCGTGACGGAGCCGGGTCCGCGGCCCTCCACCGGCGCAACGGCCCCGCCGCATCCCCTCACCGGCCTCAGCAGCAGGGAACGGGAGGTCGCCGTGCTGGCCGGTATGGGGCTGAAGACCAAGGAGGTCGCCCAGCGGCTGTCGTTGAGCCCCCGCACAGTGGACAGCCATCTCAACCGCATCTACCGCAAGCTCGACATCACCTCACGGGCCTCTCTGGTACGGATCCTGGCCAGGGCCGACTGA
- a CDS encoding LLM class flavin-dependent oxidoreductase, translated as MTPSSALEASPVTGSPSVPLSVLDLSPVWSGSTPAQALRETLDLARAVEELGYHRYWLTEHHNAPGVASSSPPVLIGQIAGVTRSIRVGAGGVMLPNHPPLVVAEQFGTLEALHPGRIDLGLGRAPGTDPATAQALRRNAGPMAAEEFPQQIVELAQYFTPESAGAPARISAVPAAGNAPAMWLLGSSPSSARLAAALGLPFAYAYHFNAQLAVPALRVYREEFRPSGLLDRPHSIVAAFVIAAPTDAEALRLAAPIRLATAMSMRDPRQTEYRTTDEAGAYRFSDGERRLVDGHLGRQFIGGPDSLAPRLEELLADTGADELMAMTVIEDYSARVASYEILRDLAADLKLVTHRKASEGAL; from the coding sequence GTGACTCCTTCTTCGGCCCTGGAGGCATCCCCCGTGACCGGTTCGCCGTCCGTCCCGCTCTCCGTCCTCGACCTGTCCCCGGTCTGGTCCGGTTCGACTCCCGCGCAGGCGCTGCGCGAAACCCTCGACCTGGCGCGCGCCGTCGAGGAACTCGGCTACCACCGCTACTGGCTGACGGAGCACCACAACGCCCCGGGAGTCGCCAGCTCGTCGCCGCCCGTCCTGATCGGGCAGATCGCCGGAGTCACCCGCTCCATCCGGGTGGGGGCCGGGGGAGTGATGCTGCCGAACCACCCCCCGCTCGTCGTCGCGGAGCAGTTCGGCACCCTCGAAGCCCTCCACCCCGGACGGATCGACCTGGGACTCGGCCGCGCCCCGGGCACCGACCCCGCCACCGCCCAGGCGCTGCGGCGCAACGCCGGCCCCATGGCGGCGGAGGAGTTCCCCCAGCAGATAGTCGAGCTGGCCCAGTACTTCACCCCCGAGAGCGCCGGGGCGCCCGCCCGGATCAGCGCCGTACCCGCCGCCGGAAACGCCCCCGCCATGTGGCTGCTGGGCTCCAGCCCCAGCAGCGCCCGCCTCGCCGCGGCGCTCGGCCTCCCCTTCGCCTACGCCTACCACTTCAATGCCCAGCTCGCGGTGCCCGCACTGCGCGTCTACCGCGAGGAGTTCCGGCCCTCCGGACTGCTGGACCGCCCCCACAGCATCGTCGCCGCCTTCGTGATAGCCGCCCCCACCGACGCGGAGGCCCTCAGGCTGGCCGCCCCCATAAGGCTGGCCACCGCCATGTCGATGCGCGATCCACGGCAGACGGAGTACCGCACCACGGACGAGGCGGGCGCCTACCGGTTCAGCGACGGCGAACGCCGCCTCGTCGACGGCCATCTCGGCCGGCAGTTCATCGGCGGCCCCGACTCACTGGCGCCCCGGCTGGAAGAGCTGCTCGCGGACACCGGCGCCGACGAGCTGATGGCCATGACGGTCATCGAGGACTACTCCGCCCGCGTGGCCAGCTACGAGATCCTCCGCGACCTGGCCGCCGATCTGAAGCTCGTCACCCACCGAAAGGCGTCCGAAGGCGCCCTCTGA